The Gemmatimonas phototrophica region CGCGGGGCATTCGCCGCATTGCGGGTCACGTCTTGCCCCTCGGTGATGCCATGCCCGGATGGACGACCGGTTACGGCTGGGCGTACGACGACTTCGACGCCGCCTACAGTGCCGCCATCGATGAGCTGATGTTCAACGAGGGGGAACTCTACGTACGCGTGAAGGCCGGAAAGACTGTCGGCGCACGGGTGCAGGTCACCACTGCTCCCACACTCACCTATCCTGCGGTCGTGGTGGAAGCCGTAACGCGCCCGCGTGACCTTCCGCCCGGCGCGCCCAGACCAGCACGTCTCGAGGCGTCGTACGACAGCATTGGCCATACGCTGGTGGTGCGCGGCACGCTGGCCGAAGGGGATAGCGCGTCGCTCACGATTGCCTATCGTCATCCGGCCGATGCCTTTCTGGCGGCGATGCGGGAATCGCTGCAAGCCCGGCGCATCGTGGTGCAGCATCGCCGTCTCAGCGTGCGCGACACGGCTGGCAAGCCGCTGGACACGCTGGCGGTCATCGAGTCCCCGCCGTTTGCCGACGTGCTGACCCGCATGGAAAAGCCATCGCAGAATCAGATGGCGGAGCTGTTTTTTCGCACGGTCGGGCTGGTGCATACCGGCAGCGGCAGTGCCGACAGCGCGCAGGCAATTGGCGCGCGTACCCTGGCCTCGTGGGGTATTGGGGCCGCCGATGCCGCGTATCGCGATGGCAGCGGATTGTCGCGCCACGACTATGTCACGCCGCGTGCCATCGTGAAGGTACTCGACATCATGCGTCGGTCACCGCACTTCGAACTCTTTCGCAATGCGTTGCCCATTGCGGGGGTGGACGGCACCATTCGCAATCGCATGCGGGGCACCCCGGCGCAAGGCAACGCACGGGCCAAGACCGGGACGCTCGAC contains the following coding sequences:
- the dacB gene encoding D-alanyl-D-alanine carboxypeptidase/D-alanyl-D-alanine endopeptidase, which produces MTLEKTGRALAALCLLAGTACARQGTQANIGPHRPEPVAPLMMPVTEVPTPSVRQILQHTVDSVVAAPMWRNARLGILLVDAASGDTLVQHDADRLFMPASNQKLLTGALAVQLLGPEFRWRTPVLLHGVQRGRTFHGNVYVQGSGDPSISDFLRGGRAASAFDGALAALEARGIRRIAGHVLPLGDAMPGWTTGYGWAYDDFDAAYSAAIDELMFNEGELYVRVKAGKTVGARVQVTTAPTLTYPAVVVEAVTRPRDLPPGAPRPARLEASYDSIGHTLVVRGTLAEGDSASLTIAYRHPADAFLAAMRESLQARRIVVQHRRLSVRDTAGKPLDTLAVIESPPFADVLTRMEKPSQNQMAELFFRTVGLVHTGSGSADSAQAIGARTLASWGIGAADAAYRDGSGLSRHDYVTPRAIVKVLDIMRRSPHFELFRNALPIAGVDGTIRNRMRGTPAQGNARAKTGTLDKARALSGYVTTANGRLVLFSLLANNFTVPTREVERVQDMLVSLLAGSTLPGGNPP